A genome region from Methanobacterium subterraneum includes the following:
- a CDS encoding carboxymuconolactone decarboxylase family protein has protein sequence MKKTDEMEKIGKNPFQIFQDEFPELAGRFNDLVDAQRSLKGMDPKTKQLVNIAIQTANRNPMGVKMHSFMAKKQGASRDEILGAVVLNLHLSGLSNVLDCLPSALEGLESVED, from the coding sequence ATGAAAAAAACTGATGAGATGGAAAAAATTGGGAAAAACCCTTTCCAAATATTTCAGGATGAATTTCCAGAATTAGCCGGACGTTTCAATGACCTGGTGGATGCACAGCGTTCCCTTAAGGGAATGGATCCTAAAACCAAACAGCTGGTGAATATTGCCATCCAAACCGCTAATCGCAACCCCATGGGAGTGAAAATGCACTCGTTTATGGCTAAAAAACAGGGAGCATCTCGAGATGAGATTTTAGGGGCGGTGGTGCTTAACCTACATCTTTCAGGTTTGTCAAATGTGCTTGATTGCCTTCCATCAGCTCTGGAAGGTTTGGAATCTGTTGAAGATTGA
- a CDS encoding HemK2/MTQ2 family protein methyltransferase translates to MLDYKGIHYENYPEVYEPAEDTFLFAENLQVGRRDRVLEIGTGTGIIAIIVSRKCSTVIATDINPQAIDCTAKNIIANKAYNVELRKGDLFEPVPDEKFDLILFNTPYLPTSEEERFDDELDAAWDGGEDGRKVIDRFLSDVKGHLNPGGRVQLVQSSLSDINETIEKLEDMGMDASVTARENCFFEEVVVITGVMANFS, encoded by the coding sequence ATGTTAGATTACAAGGGAATTCACTACGAAAACTATCCTGAAGTTTACGAACCTGCAGAAGATACTTTTTTATTTGCTGAAAATCTTCAGGTGGGAAGAAGGGACCGCGTCCTGGAGATTGGGACTGGGACCGGGATCATTGCCATTATTGTCTCCAGAAAGTGTAGTACAGTGATTGCCACTGATATTAACCCCCAGGCAATAGATTGTACTGCTAAAAATATCATCGCCAATAAGGCTTACAATGTGGAATTAAGAAAGGGTGACTTGTTTGAACCAGTGCCGGATGAAAAATTCGATCTGATCCTTTTCAACACACCATACCTCCCCACTTCAGAGGAAGAACGATTTGATGATGAACTGGATGCGGCCTGGGATGGTGGTGAGGATGGTCGTAAGGTAATAGACCGATTTTTAAGTGATGTGAAGGGCCATCTTAATCCAGGTGGAAGGGTTCAACTAGTACAGTCATCACTTTCAGACATCAATGAAACTATTGAAAAATTAGAGGATATGGGCATGGATGCATCGGTCACTGCCCGGGAGAACTGTTTTTTTGAAGAGGTGGTAGTTATAACTGGAGTTATGGCAAATTTCTCTTGA
- a CDS encoding Ig-like domain-containing protein: MKTEQFYLIFGIIFLFTLFTLPTTHASSLEQNYTYDSDFEKGTLVNLELNPNHDQLQLTNKSQSSFSFIWVPNSNEGTVSKVDTVTGQEVARYRTGPQNNGNPSRTTVDLDGSCWLGNRQTGTAVKIGLLENGGYIDRNHNGIIETSRDLNGDGVITGSELLLWGQDECLLWEVVLIPGHEGTYTPGDYTGPYANDNNNPGPRGVAVDSQNNVWFGCYGTGKYYYVNGTTGIIIKTLDISSTGHTPYGAIIDQNGILWSSGSSGNNVVWIDPSNDSFGRVNVPHIAYGLGIDRNNHLFVSGWTSRAFSRINTLTKTIEWTKACRTNSRGLVITDDGDVWIASYDPYFGWDIWATGYVSRYSNNGELKATIQLGPANKGHIITGVSVDNSGKIWAVDNGSENIYRIDPAINLPDLTKALPGTRHYGYSDMTGTVSQSITTQKGSWTVIHDSQTPYTPWGPLIWNSYEPNSTKITVRVKSSNDGMNWSPWETVNNNSPLQNTPPGRYLVVETTLQRFQGSISPILYDLAVKALVADLSVQVDGASEVIAGEQKTYQVTIENQGPYQSTNTIFIGDVPLKNPEYSIDNGTFWKTWTGTLQLENLDKNDFKSFLLRGLVPSWASGTLQFTGRISSDTQDINLTNNIYHHFTVVDTECDLSVGVTDYPDPANPGEQLTYQVNIQNSGHSTARNVNLTGNFPLQNLEYSVDEGSNWNSWTGPLSLGTIHPHSLKSVLFRGLIPSSATDILNCTVQVESSTADTNHTNNICNQSTTIISVSNLSVSMTEIPETVAGDTITTTITVSNDGPSDAPNVTVSLKSILESLEQLINGNWLPMVGLLGLGTIPAGESRSIQVRGTIPSSLEGALNIIARVNGSNSDYTSVLLLTNSTQLQVNMETPPSVQAGHNLTFKVNVRNPGPSTPEMVILTGTFPLINPQFSMDDGVTWNPWRGMVELGKMDVNESVQIIFQGEIPSSLNGTLNLTTSLLIPGRDPQKLTGTPIGLEKIADLKITLTINKPHPYVEEDFQVKIRVENQGPGDSSQARVEYELPPGMEIIGNHIYDGNGNVWILGDIPRGGIVTLILKARSHSLNVLQPAAVAYGMEYDPNLLNNRDSSSLLAYLVPSSPILHPVNAATSSGVRGREGDPKTVPMQKTGLAFNFTTFLIFVVFVGVSLRNNKYAKNKKLFLIATLFLALAASGAAFADTPPDTADLNPERVKSGDVITIEANPTPSTTKVKVYLQDETYDMGKESDNIWQYKYVTPQVADGNYPVLITAWNTSGGQRQFQLNYTLDNTPPLMEATLNTNQVRSGDKITIKVESDQDTSMIQALFRGETLNLAKQIDGTWNLEYIIPESTPDGLYTLIITGKDNLGNTATNYLPLTLDNTPTIPPSTSTLTGKVTPDITRSGQNITIDAFTGPETITLDTVIMDVTHQLTKQADETWKLIYAIPDAPDGSYPVLLTATDNNGTQKNTTLSLTIDNTPPQIDATLTPELVRTGNIITIIATTSSDAEKVTVTILGETLKLKKQSPNTWMLRYAVPTATDGLHNIHITATDKAGNQAPNTLSFTVDNTPPILNPTLNQTLVKSGDKITITTTTSDPETQSVKAYIQNNTYQLTKKQDNTWSLEYTTPLVGDGVYSIILIARDLVGNTNHTPLTFTVDYTPPIINPEINPEAAKPGETININVHASPDTQSVVAIIGTQRINLTHNNGIWTTNYTIPLDATFDIHTIRIEGTDMAGNVGKNTASYEVQDPNPNPGPGSNPGSGPGPSPGPNPEPGPTPSPLNLSTQLQRDIARVRQAVQQGSFQDEMNRSFIPDWTLQPPEPPEPTKEELNEWESFLIKFGAETILFGATALIPNEYLREVQNGFTRVFSAFDDILRSLGFGKQINQVTQLIQRSHQALKNPAFNKWLNRLTAVMDGLGPNAGIKILEKFLVKCFPSAAKEINIFLNAFSIVQFCLDPFGTLNAIIDAAIALFAKVIPDVEDLTKFLIADPLHWI; this comes from the coding sequence GTGAAAACAGAACAATTCTATCTAATTTTTGGCATCATCTTCCTATTTACACTTTTTACACTCCCTACAACCCATGCATCAAGTTTAGAGCAAAATTACACTTATGATTCTGATTTTGAAAAAGGAACCCTGGTTAACCTAGAACTCAACCCAAACCATGACCAGTTACAACTCACCAACAAATCCCAATCATCTTTCTCATTCATATGGGTCCCCAATAGCAACGAAGGCACAGTATCCAAAGTAGATACTGTAACTGGACAGGAAGTGGCCCGGTACCGCACCGGCCCCCAGAACAATGGTAACCCCTCCCGAACTACCGTGGATCTGGACGGTAGCTGCTGGCTGGGAAACCGACAAACCGGCACTGCAGTTAAAATTGGCCTCCTGGAAAATGGAGGATACATCGACCGCAACCATAATGGAATAATCGAAACATCCCGGGATCTCAACGGGGACGGAGTAATAACCGGTAGTGAGCTCCTCTTATGGGGGCAGGACGAATGCCTGTTATGGGAGGTGGTACTCATCCCTGGCCACGAGGGCACCTACACCCCTGGAGATTACACCGGACCCTACGCCAACGATAACAACAATCCAGGACCTCGAGGTGTGGCAGTAGACTCCCAAAACAATGTCTGGTTTGGATGCTATGGAACTGGCAAATACTACTATGTCAATGGCACCACTGGGATAATTATAAAAACCTTGGATATTTCATCTACTGGACACACACCCTACGGGGCAATAATAGATCAAAACGGAATACTATGGTCTTCAGGGAGTTCAGGGAACAATGTGGTATGGATCGACCCGTCCAATGACAGCTTCGGACGTGTGAACGTTCCCCATATTGCCTATGGTCTGGGAATTGACAGGAATAATCATCTTTTCGTTTCTGGATGGACTAGCCGAGCTTTTTCAAGGATCAACACCTTAACTAAAACCATTGAATGGACCAAAGCCTGCCGAACCAATTCCAGGGGATTGGTGATCACTGATGATGGTGATGTGTGGATTGCCTCTTATGATCCTTACTTTGGATGGGACATTTGGGCTACCGGTTATGTTAGCCGTTATTCTAATAACGGAGAACTTAAAGCAACTATACAATTAGGGCCTGCTAATAAAGGACATATTATCACTGGAGTGTCAGTTGATAATTCCGGGAAGATATGGGCTGTTGACAATGGTAGTGAAAATATCTACCGCATTGATCCGGCTATTAATCTGCCAGATCTCACTAAAGCACTTCCTGGAACCCGCCATTATGGTTATAGTGACATGACCGGAACCGTTTCCCAGAGCATCACCACCCAGAAAGGTAGCTGGACAGTGATCCATGACTCTCAAACCCCATACACACCATGGGGGCCTTTAATCTGGAATAGCTACGAACCTAACAGCACCAAAATCACAGTAAGGGTAAAAAGTTCCAATGATGGGATGAACTGGTCACCATGGGAAACTGTTAACAATAACTCACCACTGCAAAACACGCCACCCGGCAGATATTTAGTGGTTGAAACTACCCTGCAAAGATTTCAGGGAAGTATCTCACCCATCCTTTACGATCTTGCAGTCAAAGCACTGGTGGCTGACCTATCTGTACAAGTTGATGGAGCTTCTGAAGTTATTGCTGGAGAACAAAAAACTTACCAGGTCACCATAGAAAACCAGGGCCCATACCAATCCACCAACACTATATTCATTGGTGATGTACCATTAAAAAATCCAGAATACTCCATAGACAACGGAACATTCTGGAAAACCTGGACTGGAACGTTACAACTGGAAAACCTGGATAAAAATGATTTTAAAAGCTTCTTACTAAGGGGTTTAGTGCCTTCCTGGGCCAGTGGCACATTACAATTCACTGGAAGAATCTCCTCAGACACCCAAGACATCAACCTCACCAATAACATTTACCACCACTTCACAGTTGTGGACACAGAGTGTGACCTTTCTGTAGGTGTTACTGATTACCCAGACCCTGCCAATCCCGGGGAACAACTCACCTATCAAGTAAACATTCAGAATAGTGGCCATTCCACCGCCCGTAACGTTAATCTCACTGGCAACTTTCCATTACAAAACCTGGAATATTCAGTAGATGAGGGTAGTAACTGGAATTCATGGACTGGCCCTTTGAGTCTGGGAACAATACACCCCCATAGTTTAAAATCAGTATTGTTCCGGGGATTGATACCCTCCTCTGCCACTGACATTTTAAACTGCACAGTTCAGGTGGAAAGTAGCACCGCCGATACCAACCATACTAATAACATCTGCAACCAATCCACCACCATTATAAGTGTTTCAAACCTCTCAGTTAGCATGACTGAAATCCCGGAAACTGTGGCTGGAGATACAATCACCACCACCATAACTGTGTCTAATGATGGACCATCAGACGCACCGAATGTTACAGTTTCACTGAAATCCATCCTGGAATCACTGGAACAGTTAATCAATGGCAACTGGCTCCCCATGGTAGGTTTATTAGGTTTGGGAACCATTCCTGCAGGAGAAAGTCGAAGCATTCAGGTGAGAGGAACCATACCCTCCTCCCTGGAAGGGGCCTTGAACATCATAGCCCGGGTAAATGGAAGTAACTCAGATTACACCAGTGTTCTTTTATTAACTAACTCCACACAACTCCAGGTGAATATGGAAACACCCCCCAGTGTCCAGGCAGGGCATAATTTAACCTTTAAAGTAAATGTTAGAAATCCCGGGCCTTCTACCCCTGAGATGGTAATTCTCACTGGAACGTTCCCCCTAATTAACCCCCAGTTTTCCATGGATGATGGAGTAACCTGGAATCCCTGGAGGGGGATGGTGGAACTAGGCAAGATGGATGTCAATGAATCTGTACAAATCATTTTCCAGGGAGAAATACCATCATCCCTTAATGGTACCCTGAATCTAACCACCTCCCTACTAATACCAGGCAGGGACCCGCAGAAACTCACCGGCACTCCTATTGGTCTGGAGAAAATTGCGGATCTTAAGATCACCCTCACCATCAACAAGCCCCATCCCTATGTGGAGGAGGATTTCCAGGTTAAAATCAGGGTGGAAAACCAGGGTCCAGGTGACAGCAGCCAGGCCCGGGTGGAATATGAACTCCCACCAGGCATGGAGATAATTGGAAACCACATCTACGATGGAAATGGGAATGTGTGGATCCTGGGAGACATACCCCGGGGAGGAATAGTCACCCTGATTTTAAAGGCACGTTCTCATAGTTTAAATGTTCTGCAGCCTGCGGCTGTGGCTTATGGCATGGAATACGATCCAAACCTCCTTAACAATCGAGATTCATCATCACTCCTGGCTTATTTAGTACCATCAAGCCCTATCCTACACCCAGTTAATGCAGCCACTTCCTCCGGTGTTAGGGGACGGGAGGGAGATCCTAAGACCGTGCCTATGCAAAAAACAGGGCTAGCCTTTAATTTCACCACTTTTCTGATCTTTGTGGTTTTTGTGGGAGTTTCCCTCCGTAACAACAAGTATGCGAAGAATAAAAAGTTATTCCTTATTGCCACCCTATTTTTGGCCCTGGCAGCATCCGGTGCAGCATTTGCAGACACACCACCAGACACTGCAGATTTAAACCCGGAAAGAGTTAAATCCGGCGATGTGATCACAATTGAAGCCAATCCCACCCCATCCACCACCAAAGTAAAAGTTTACCTCCAAGATGAGACTTACGACATGGGGAAAGAATCTGACAACATCTGGCAATATAAATATGTAACTCCACAGGTGGCTGATGGTAATTATCCGGTTTTAATCACTGCCTGGAACACCTCTGGAGGTCAAAGACAGTTCCAACTCAACTACACACTTGATAACACTCCACCTCTAATGGAAGCCACCCTCAACACCAACCAGGTCAGATCCGGAGACAAGATCACCATAAAAGTAGAATCAGACCAGGATACATCTATGATCCAGGCACTATTTAGAGGGGAAACTCTGAATCTGGCTAAACAAATTGATGGAACGTGGAACCTGGAATATATTATACCAGAATCCACACCAGATGGTTTATACACCCTCATAATCACAGGAAAGGATAATCTTGGTAACACTGCCACCAATTACCTTCCCTTAACCCTTGATAACACCCCCACCATTCCTCCCAGTACATCCACCTTAACGGGTAAAGTCACCCCAGACATCACCAGATCCGGACAAAATATAACCATTGACGCCTTTACTGGGCCTGAAACCATCACCCTGGATACGGTGATAATGGATGTGACCCATCAACTCACTAAACAAGCAGATGAAACCTGGAAACTTATCTATGCCATTCCAGATGCCCCTGACGGAAGTTATCCAGTACTGCTCACCGCCACTGATAACAATGGCACACAGAAAAACACCACACTTTCCCTAACCATTGATAACACCCCACCACAAATAGACGCCACCTTAACCCCCGAACTGGTGCGTACTGGTAATATAATCACCATAATCGCCACCACCAGTTCTGATGCAGAGAAGGTAACAGTAACCATATTAGGGGAAACCCTGAAACTCAAAAAACAATCCCCCAATACCTGGATGCTCAGATACGCAGTACCAACTGCAACCGATGGATTACACAACATCCATATCACCGCCACTGACAAAGCAGGTAACCAGGCACCAAACACTCTCAGCTTCACAGTGGATAACACCCCACCCATACTAAACCCCACATTAAACCAGACACTGGTTAAATCAGGTGATAAGATCACCATAACCACCACCACATCAGACCCGGAAACCCAATCTGTGAAAGCATACATCCAAAATAACACCTACCAACTCACCAAAAAACAAGACAACACCTGGAGCCTGGAATACACCACACCCTTGGTGGGTGATGGGGTCTACTCCATCATACTCATTGCCCGGGACCTGGTGGGTAACACCAACCACACACCACTCACCTTCACAGTAGACTACACACCACCAATCATCAACCCGGAAATCAACCCAGAAGCGGCTAAACCCGGAGAAACAATAAACATAAACGTCCACGCCTCCCCAGACACGCAGAGTGTGGTGGCCATAATCGGTACACAAAGAATCAACCTCACACACAACAATGGAATTTGGACCACAAATTACACCATACCACTAGACGCCACCTTTGACATCCACACCATACGAATAGAAGGAACCGACATGGCAGGAAATGTTGGTAAAAACACTGCCAGTTATGAAGTGCAGGATCCTAACCCTAACCCCGGACCTGGATCTAATCCTGGGTCCGGCCCGGGACCTAGCCCTGGACCTAATCCTGAACCAGGACCAACACCCAGCCCCTTAAACCTAAGCACACAGTTACAACGTGACATAGCCAGAGTCAGACAAGCAGTGCAACAAGGCAGCTTCCAAGACGAAATGAACCGATCATTTATACCTGACTGGACTTTACAACCTCCTGAACCACCTGAACCAACAAAAGAAGAGTTAAACGAATGGGAATCTTTCTTAATTAAATTTGGCGCTGAAACAATTCTATTTGGCGCCACAGCATTAATACCAAACGAATACCTCCGAGAAGTACAAAACGGATTTACGAGAGTCTTTTCTGCTTTTGATGACATATTAAGAAGCTTAGGATTTGGGAAACAAATCAATCAAGTAACTCAATTGATACAAAGATCACATCAAGCCCTAAAAAACCCTGCATTTAATAAATGGCTTAATCGATTGACAGCAGTGATGGATGGTTTAGGTCCAAACGCAGGTATTAAAATCTTAGAAAAATTCTTGGTCAAATGCTTCCCTAGCGCCGCTAAAGAAATCAATATTTTCTTAAACGCATTCTCCATCGTGCAGTTCTGTCTAGATCCATTCGGGACACTAAACGCTATTATTGATGCAGCTATCGCTTTATTTGCAAAAGTAATTCCGGATGTTGAAGATCTTACAAAATTCCTCATCGCCGACCCATTACATTGGATCTAA
- a CDS encoding Ig-like domain-containing protein, whose protein sequence is MITPPTTSPSASTLTGKVTPDITQSGENITIEAFTGPETTSRDVVIMGVTYQLTKQADETWKLIYAIPDAPDGSYPVLLTATDNNGTQKNTTLSLTIDNTPPQLDALLTPELVRTGNVLTITATTSSDAEKVTAVIFGETLKLKKQSTNSWMLRYAVPNATDGSHNIQITATDKAGNQAQTTLNFTVDNTPPTLNPTINQTLVKSGDKITITTTADNDTQSVKAYIQDNTYQLTKNQDNTWSMEYTTPQIGDGVYSIILIARDMVGNTNHTPLSFTVDNTPPVINPEISPEAAKPGENITITVTASSDTQNVVAIIGTQRTTLNYSNGTWTTTYTIPLDSTFDIHTMRIEGTDTVGNVGKNIASYEVLDPNTIPPWFEDLINPDTPTNIPIYTNNPGPGNTGGSNGPGSGTIGGNDQLYRDQMYIRNTLTPPKDSPNGTSPPKQEMPGWNIDTSLIPEILIASAMLATSAVAARFLHGETKDMENRFGKWAVENLGVKDPGLRDFILFGVSIGIFVIDPTLLDAIMIFLTIAGIWFDFIYKMMFSGTMQIFGYFLLAVAIIKLVKKYFGLDIVQMATDKLGKFNEIIIDKFKPIIDRLKEMVGLK, encoded by the coding sequence TTGATAACACCCCCTACCACATCTCCCAGCGCATCCACCTTAACGGGTAAAGTCACCCCAGACATTACCCAGTCCGGAGAAAATATAACCATTGAGGCATTTACTGGACCTGAAACCACCAGCCGGGATGTGGTGATTATGGGTGTGACCTATCAACTCACTAAACAAGCAGATGAAACCTGGAAACTTATCTATGCCATTCCAGATGCCCCTGACGGAAGTTATCCAGTACTGCTCACCGCCACTGATAACAACGGCACACAGAAAAACACCACACTTTCCCTAACCATTGATAACACACCACCACAATTAGATGCCCTATTAACCCCTGAACTGGTACGTACAGGTAACGTGCTTACCATAACTGCCACCACCAGTTCTGATGCAGAGAAAGTAACTGCAGTTATATTTGGGGAAACATTGAAACTGAAAAAACAATCCACCAATTCGTGGATGCTCAGATACGCAGTACCAAACGCAACCGACGGATCACACAACATCCAAATCACCGCCACAGACAAAGCAGGCAACCAGGCACAAACCACACTTAACTTCACAGTAGACAACACCCCTCCCACACTAAACCCCACCATAAACCAGACGCTGGTTAAATCAGGTGATAAGATCACCATAACCACCACAGCAGACAACGACACCCAATCGGTAAAGGCATACATCCAAGACAACACCTACCAACTCACCAAAAACCAAGACAACACCTGGAGCATGGAATACACCACACCACAAATTGGTGATGGAGTCTACTCCATCATACTCATAGCCCGGGACATGGTGGGTAACACCAACCACACCCCACTCAGTTTCACTGTGGACAATACCCCACCAGTTATAAACCCTGAAATCAGCCCAGAAGCAGCTAAACCTGGAGAAAACATCACGATAACCGTAACCGCATCATCAGACACACAAAATGTAGTGGCCATCATAGGCACACAAAGAACCACTTTAAATTATTCTAATGGAACTTGGACCACCACTTACACCATACCACTAGATAGCACCTTTGACATCCACACCATGCGAATAGAAGGAACAGACACCGTGGGGAATGTAGGGAAGAACATCGCCAGTTACGAAGTACTGGACCCTAACACTATACCTCCCTGGTTTGAAGACCTGATAAACCCCGACACACCCACCAATATACCAATTTATACAAACAATCCCGGACCCGGAAACACAGGAGGATCTAACGGCCCAGGATCCGGAACAATAGGAGGCAACGACCAACTCTACAGAGACCAAATGTACATCCGGAACACGCTAACCCCACCCAAAGACAGCCCCAATGGCACCAGTCCACCCAAACAAGAAATGCCAGGATGGAACATAGACACCAGCCTGATACCTGAAATATTAATAGCATCAGCAATGCTAGCCACATCCGCAGTAGCAGCCAGATTCTTACATGGCGAAACTAAAGACATGGAAAACAGATTCGGAAAATGGGCAGTAGAAAATTTGGGAGTAAAGGATCCAGGACTCCGAGACTTCATTCTATTCGGAGTTTCTATTGGAATTTTCGTGATAGACCCAACATTACTCGATGCCATTATGATTTTCTTGACAATTGCAGGAATTTGGTTCGATTTTATTTATAAAATGATGTTTAGTGGGACCATGCAAATTTTTGGCTACTTCCTTCTAGCAGTGGCTATAATTAAACTTGTCAAGAAATATTTCGGACTTGATATAGTACAAATGGCAACAGATAAATTAGGTAAATTTAATGAAATAATCATTGACAAATTCAAGCCCATCATTGATCGTTTGAAAGAGATGGTTGGATTAAAATAG
- a CDS encoding Ig-like domain-containing protein yields the protein MDNTPPTLNPTINQTLLKSGDKITITTTTADNDTQSVKAYIQDDTYQLTKNPNNTWNMEYTTPQIGDGVYSILLIAQDLVGNTNHTPLTFTVDNTPPVINPEIIPEAGKPGETINITANASADTQSVVAIIGTQRINLTFTNGIWTTNYTIPLDSTFDIHTIRIEGTDTVGNIGKNTASYEILDPNPIPSWLEDLINPDTPNPGNKPGLITNTGPGNNGGPNKPGSGTIGGNNQLYRDQMYIRKTLTYTPTTDPNTNTTTTPPEMPGWEIDTSVIEQLLLAACLVSGGLAFAYLSDTNMKSKIAKYIVDKGAGTNFVFRPQDVALFALDVVCFLVSPDLFSWMMIVYQTLAFMQFIDILTKSAQTNIYAIFSAVILMLSLAVILKNIADNKLNSPLFDAIDWIEQFVKDSIKRLFGK from the coding sequence GTGGATAACACCCCACCCACACTAAACCCCACCATAAACCAGACACTGCTTAAATCCGGTGACAAGATCACCATAACCACCACCACAGCAGACAACGACACACAATCTGTAAAAGCATACATTCAGGACGACACCTACCAACTCACCAAAAACCCTAACAACACCTGGAACATGGAATACACCACACCACAAATTGGTGACGGAGTCTACTCCATCCTACTCATAGCCCAGGACCTGGTGGGCAACACCAACCACACACCACTCACCTTCACAGTAGACAACACACCCCCTGTTATCAACCCTGAAATCATTCCAGAAGCAGGTAAACCTGGAGAAACAATAAACATAACCGCGAATGCCTCCGCAGACACGCAGAGTGTGGTGGCTATTATAGGTACACAAAGAATCAACCTCACCTTCACCAATGGAATTTGGACCACCAATTACACCATACCACTAGATAGCACATTTGACATCCACACCATACGAATAGAAGGAACAGACACCGTGGGAAACATTGGAAAGAACACCGCCAGTTACGAAATACTGGATCCTAACCCCATACCTTCCTGGCTTGAAGATCTAATAAATCCAGACACACCTAACCCTGGAAATAAACCAGGTTTAATAACCAACACAGGACCTGGAAATAATGGAGGCCCTAATAAGCCAGGATCCGGAACAATCGGAGGCAACAACCAACTATACCGAGACCAAATGTACATCCGAAAAACCTTAACCTACACACCCACCACCGACCCAAACACCAACACCACCACAACACCACCAGAAATGCCAGGATGGGAAATAGACACGAGTGTTATTGAGCAGCTATTACTGGCAGCATGTCTTGTTTCAGGTGGATTGGCATTTGCCTACTTATCCGACACTAATATGAAAAGTAAAATAGCAAAGTATATTGTAGATAAGGGCGCAGGCACGAACTTTGTATTTAGACCTCAAGACGTGGCTTTATTTGCATTAGATGTGGTCTGCTTTTTGGTTAGTCCAGATCTTTTCAGTTGGATGATGATTGTCTATCAGACCCTCGCTTTCATGCAATTTATAGACATTTTAACTAAGTCCGCACAAACAAATATCTATGCTATATTTTCAGCAGTTATCCTGATGTTAAGTTTAGCTGTTATTCTCAAGAACATAGCAGATAATAAATTAAATAGTCCATTATTTGATGCCATAGATTGGATTGAGCAATTTGTAAAAGATTCTATTAAGCGATTATTTGGAAAGTAG